The nucleotide window TGTCTTTAAAGACATGACCGTTGAATTTCTCAATAATTTGCTCAGCCAACTCATCATTGGGAACGGTGACAAAACCAAATCCGCGACATTTCCCCGTTTTGCGATCTTTAATCACTTTGGTGGAAACCGATGGACTAGCTTCGGCAAAAATGGCTTGCAGTTCATCGCGATCAACGGGTTCTTTTGGCAGGTTGCCAACGTAAAGACGAACGGACATGAAGGATACCTCCAGATGTGATTGAAATTTAAATCCATGAGCATACACCAGCAATTGGATTGAAACAGGATAGAGGAAAGGATTGAACGATTTCTACGTCCAGATAATTTTCCACTGATCCTGACCAACCTCAACAGCACAGACTGATGTAGTAAAATCAAACTCTTTTGACCATTTACACGGTTTAGCTACGACCCCTTTGTGAACTCC belongs to Coleofasciculus chthonoplastes PCC 7420 and includes:
- a CDS encoding RNA recognition motif domain-containing protein, which codes for MSVRLYVGNLPKEPVDRDELQAIFAEASPSVSTKVIKDRKTGKCRGFGFVTVPNDELAEQIIEKFNGHVFKD